A region of the Haematobia irritans isolate KBUSLIRL chromosome 5, ASM5000362v1, whole genome shotgun sequence genome:
TTTCCACGTTGTCACTAAATGTATTCTTTTGGTTTTCAGTTATGAACCCAGCAAAGCTGACCTCTCTGTGTTCGAAGCCTTAGGAAAAGCACCTACCGGTGATTTCCCCCACGTTCAACGTTGGTACAAACATATTGCCTCCTTCGAATCGTCCGAAAAGGCCACATGGGGCGGTTCCCCTGTTCCACAAGCTGCCGGCGCTAAACCCACAGTTGCCGATGACGATGATGACGTCGATCTATTCGGTTCAGATGATGAAGAAGAAGACGCAGAAGCAGCCAGAATCCGCGAAGAACGTGTAGCCGCCTACGCCGCCAAGAAATCGAAAAAACCCGCCTTAATTGCCAAGTCTTCCGTGTTGCTCGATGTTAAGCCATGGGATGATGAAACCGACATGAAAGAAATGGAAAAACATGTACGAACGATCGAGATGGATGGTCTGTTGTGGGGTGCCTCCAAATTGGTTCCAGTCGGCTATGGTATTAACAAATTGCAAATCATGTGTGTCATCGAAGATGACAAGGTTTCTATTGATTTGTTGACTGAAAAGATTCAAGAGTTCGAAGATTTTGTACAATCTGTTGATATTGCCGCATTTAACAAAATCTAAGCGGGTGATAttctcaaatgttttttttattaccatcattgcaaataaatttttgagaaacattTTCTAATTTGAGCAGCAACtcattagttttattttagaTATGATGACTcacatttttgttgtttattataTGGGTGACttgaaatcaaatatatttgatttcaaGTCTACTCACCAAAGACCATTAATATATGGCGATGTGAATTGGGTTTTAGTTTGTACCAGAAACTATAGATTAGTGCTATACTTGTATTATTTCACATTCTTTGCTATCCGCAGGAGtatggttttttgttttatacctcCAAATCGATATGTTTTTGACGGGAAGAAATTAATTTCGTTTACAATGCAATACAATATAAGAATTCCCGAAATATGCCGTTAGGAGAGACCACTTTTTAATCATAATCAAAGAATCATAATCAATATGCAATTCTTTGCTCTATACCAGGAGTATTGTTTTATGTTTTATACCTCTAATACTTTATAATACCATGGGGATATGGCTTGTGCATTACGGAATTGTAGCCGAATCTGATTCCGAGGAAGATGTTATTTACATTTGATTACAATTAGATTTTTACCAATCCCttctgaaattttcgttttaaaaAAGTTGTCTGTGAAATGattgaattttaaaacattCCAAACATTCtagaaattgaaatgttttgtaattctcaaaatattttccgaATAAACCGGAAGCAAAAATAAGaggattaataaaaaaaaaataaacaacaatcaaACTAGAAAAATCCGTTAATTGAATATGGAT
Encoded here:
- the eEF1beta gene encoding elongation factor 1-beta → MAFGDVKTPQGLKELNNFLADNSYISGYEPSKADLSVFEALGKAPTGDFPHVQRWYKHIASFESSEKATWGGSPVPQAAGAKPTVADDDDDVDLFGSDDEEEDAEAARIREERVAAYAAKKSKKPALIAKSSVLLDVKPWDDETDMKEMEKHVRTIEMDGLLWGASKLVPVGYGINKLQIMCVIEDDKVSIDLLTEKIQEFEDFVQSVDIAAFNKI